The Haloplanus sp. CK5-1 genome segment GTGTTGGACGAAGTTGACCGCACACGAGACGGAGTGGGACTGGATCTTGCCGGCCTGGGAGACGAAGTCGTCGGGCGCACGGAAGTAGCCCAGCCGCCACCCGGTCATCGCGTACGCCTTCGAGAAGCCGTTGACCGTGAGCGTCCGGTCGGCCATCCCGTCGAAGGAGGCGAGGCTCGTCGGGTCGACACCGTAGGTGATGTCCTCGTACATCTCGTCGGCGACGACCGTCACGTCGTGGTCGACGGCGAGGTCGCGGACTCCCTCGAGGGCGGCATCGGAGTAGACGGCCCCCGTCGGGTTCGACGGCGAGTTGACCACCAGCAGTTCGGTGTCGTCGCTCACCGTCGCCGCGAGGTCGTCGAGTGCGGGTTCGAGTTGGAAGTCGTACGGCGAGAGGTCGACCCGCGAGAGGTCGGCGCCGGCCATCTTCGCCTGTGCCTCGTAGGAGACCCACGCGGGGTCGAGCAACACCACTTCGTCCCCGTCGTCGATCAGCGTGTGGAAGATTTCGTACAGCGCCTGCTTGCCGCCGGGCGTGACGATCACGTTCTCCGCCTCCGCCGGAACGCCACCCTCGCGGAGGTCGGCCGCGATTGCCTCTCGGAGTGCCGGGATGCCGTTCGAGGACGTGTAGGTCGTGTGGCCGGCGTCGAGGGCCGCCTTGCCCGCCTCGACGATGTTCTCGGGCGTGTCGAAGTCGGGTTCGCCGACCGAGAGGTCGACCACGTCGACGCCGTCCGCCTCGAGTTCGTTTGCGAGGTTGCTGATCGCGAGGGTCGCACTCGGCTCGACGCGCTCGACCCGCGACGCGAAGTCGAAGTCCGTCATGGTAACGTGCGTACCATCTCGACGGCCGCGTTTACCGCTTCCGCTCCTTTCTCGACGCGCTCCCGGGCTTCGGCCCCGCTCATACCCGGCCCGCTCACGCCGAACGTGACCGGCGTGTCCCGGTCGATGCTCACGTCGGTCAGCGCCCGAGCGGTCGCGTCGCCGATCACGCGGTCGTGGTCCGTATCGCCGGTGACGATGGCACCGATCACGGCCACGGCGTCGATATCCTCTCGACGAGCGAGGCGGTCGGCCGCAAGCGGCGCGTCGTACGTCCCCGGCACCGACACCGTCTCCGCGATGTCGGCGTCGGCCTCCCGGGCCGCCTCCCTGGCCGCCTCCGTCATCGGTTCGGTGACCGACGCGTTGTACTGCGCGGCCACCAACCCCAGTGTAACCATATCGGGCGTCTCGGACCGGGGTGGCAAAGGCCTTGCTCTCGGCACCGTCGAAACCAAAAGGGTTGTTACCGCAGAGCGGACAGGAGAGAGCGATGCCCGCCCAGGGTCGTTCCCGTGGCGCCCGTGCGCTCCTCGCCGTCACCGCCGTCGCTCTCGCCGTCCGAATCGTCGGCCTCGGCACCCGTATCTTCCACTGGGACGAGGGTCGCGTCGGCTACTGGATCCTCCGCTACCACGAGACCGGCGAGTTCGCCTACCGACCCATCGTCCACGGCCCCTTCCTCTTCGTCGTCAACGACTGGGTGTTCTCGGTTCCCTTCCTCGGGGCCTCCGACTTCAGCGCCCGCCTGATCGTCGCCGTCGTCGGCGGCCTGCTCCCCCTGTCGGCGTGGCTCCTCCGTGACCACCTCGACGACCTCGAAGTCGTCGCGCTCGGCCTCGTCCTCGCGGCCAACCCGTTGCTCGTCTACTACTCGCGGTTCATGCGAAACGACGTGCTCGTCGCCGCGTTCGCGTTCGGCGCGTTCGCGCTGTTCGTCCGCGCCGTAGACCGGGGGGACGCCCGCCTCGTCTACCCCGCCGCCGCCGTCCTCGGACTCGCGTTCACGACCAAGGAGAACGCCGTCGTCTACCTGCTGTGTTTCCTCGGTGCCGGGGCGCTACTGGTCGACCACCGCCTGTTCAGGGCCGCCCGCGCCGACCGATCGGTCCGGACGCTCGTGACCCGCGAGTGGCGAACCGCCGTCGCCTACCGCCTCTCGGGGTGGGGTGGCTCCGTCCGCCGCGGACTCGGCCTCGCCGCCCTCCACACCGTCGGCGGAGTCGTCGCCTTCCTCGCCGTCGTCGTCTTCTTCTACGCCCCACGGCCCGACCTCTGGGTTGCGCTCGGCGACCCCGCCCGTCTCCCGGGCGTCGTCGAGGCGGCGACGGTCGGCTCCTGGGAGTCGTTCTACGACCTCTGGGTGGCGGGGAGCCACCAGAGCCACGACTACCTCCCCTTCCTCTACGACTATCTCGAGACGCTGCTGTACGGCGCGCCGTTCGCCCTCGCGTTCGCCGCCGTCGGCTTCGTCGCCGACGGCTACGGCTCGGACCGGGGCTCGAGAGCGCTCGTCGCCGCCGCGGCCTACTGGGGTGCGGTGAGCGTCGTCGGCTACCCCATCGCGACCGACATCCGCGCACCGTGGGCGGCGGTCCACACCGTCGTCCCCCTCGCCGTGCCGGCCGGAGTCGGCGTGGCGGCGCTCGCCCGGTGCGTCCGGCGGGCCGTCGTCGAAACCGAGGACGCCGACGCCGAGGGGGAGAGCGGGGGACTCACCCGCCCGACGGCCCCGTCGTGGACGCTCCCGACCCTCCTCGCGGCGCTGTTGCTGTCGGCCGCGGCCGTCGGCGTCGTCGGCGCGAACGTCACGTACACCGACAGCACCTCCGACGACGAGGCGGGGGAGGTGCTCCAGTGGGCCCAACCCGAGAACGAGATGAAAGAAACACTCGAACTCGTCCGCGGCGTCTCCCGAGTCGACGACGGCACGGACGTGCTGTTCGTCGGCACCCACCCGCCGAGCAACCCGAGCGACGTGCGCTTCTACGTCGAAGACGAGTCGTCGCTCGACCAGCCACGTCCCGGCGGCCCGTCGTGGCACTCGCGGCTTCCTCTGCCGTGGTATCTCGAACGCTACGGTGCGACCGTCGAGAGCACGCCCCCCGACCAAACATCGCTCGGCTCGGATCCCCCGCCGGTCGTGATCGCCGCGGGGTGGGACGAGGACCGCGTCGCCCGACAGTTGTCGGGGTACGAGCGTCACCGCCACGACTTCCGACTCTGGAACGACGAAATCGTGATCTTCGTCGACGAGGCGGCGCTGGCGACGGCCCGGGACCGGGGGTACGTGTAGCGTGACTCCGTCACCCCGCCCCGGTGTCGAACCGTAAGCCATTCCCCCGGACCTCCCTCAGCGAGACGCGTGAGCCGCCCCCGAGTCACTCGACCGACGCTTCTTCGACTCGCCGTCCTGGCGGTGGTGTGTGTGCTCCTCCTCCCCTCGGCAGCCTCGGCGTTGACCTACGACCCCGCGGAGGACACGAACCTCGAACCCGGGACGATCGAGCGCCCAGCCGACGGCTCGACGGTCATCAGTGCACAGGGGTACACGTTCCGTGGGAACACGAACCCCAAGAAGCCCGCACGCCTCGTCTCCGTCGGTCCGGAGGGTGACCTCGACTGGACGCACGACGACACCGTCGGTGGCGACGCGTGGTTCTTCGAGGTCGATCCCATGCCCAACGGGAACCTGCTCGTCTCCTCGCCACGAGCGGGCGACACGGTTATCTTCGAGTTCGACCCCGGCACGGAGGAACGCGTCTGGCAGGAGCGCTTCGACATGACGGACACGCACGGCGTCGCCTCCCTCGGCGACGACCGCATCGCCATCGCGAACATGCGAGCGTGGAACGAGTCGACCGGCGTCAGCGAGGACCGGATCGTCGTCTACGACCGCTCGACCGGGGAGGTCACCTGGGAGTGGAAGTTCAAGAACCACTACCCCGCGGGCACCGACGGCGGGTACAGCGCCGACTGGACCCACGTCAACGACGTCGAACCGATCGGCGACGACCGCCTCCTGCTGTCGCCGCGCAACTTCGATCAGGCCATCGTCGTCGACATGGAGAGCAAGGAGATCGTCGAGCGTCTCGGGAGCGACGACGACTACGACGTGTTGCGCGAACAGCACAGCCCCGACTGGCTCGAGAGCGAGAACGGGACGCCGACCATCCTCGTCGCCGACAGCGAGAACGACCGCGTCGTGGAGTACGCCAAGGAGGACGGGGAGTGGGTCCGGACGTGGGAGGTGGGTTCGGAGTCGCTCAACTGGCCCCGGGACGCCGACCGCCTCCCGAACGGCAACACGCTGATCACGGACACGCTCAACCACCGCGTGATGGAGGTGACGCCGACGGGCGAGGTGGTCTGGGAGTACTACGCGACGTGGGGGCCGTACGACGCCGAGCGCCCGGTCCACGGCGACGACTCCAACGGGCCGACGATCCGCGACATGAACGCGAGTGGGAGTTACGCCATCACCGGGAGCGCGAACCTCACCACGGGAACGGAGGGATCATTCGTCGCGGGCGGCCTGCGCACGACGTTCGAGGGGACGCCCGTGGAGGGAGTGGCCGACGAGGTGGCGACCCGGTGGGCACACGTGCTGCCGTGGCTCCGCCCCGTCTGGATGTCCGAGTCGGACGTCGTCGCGGCTATCGGCGCGCTCCTGGTCGTCTTGGGTTGGACTGGGGAAGAACTGCTCGTGCGGCGACGACGGATCGGGAGCCACGTTCGGCGACTCGCGGATCGCTGAGGGCCACGCAGCCCCGGGGTATGGTGACGCTACCACGACCCGTGAGACTAAAACCCTCCCCGCACGGAATCGAGTCATGGACTATCACGCCGCTGCGGACTTTCTCTCCGACCTCCGCCGGTTCGCAGTCGAACCGGGGACGGAGTCGGTTCGGGATCTGTTGACGCGCCTCGACGACCCACAGGCGGGCGTCACGTTCGTCCAAGTCGCCGGCTCGAACGGCAAGGGAAGCACGGCGCGTATGACCGAGTCGATCCTGCGCGAGGCCGGGTACCGAGTCGGGCTCTACACGTCGCCACACTTCGACGACGTCCGCGAGCGGATCGGGGTCGACGGTCGGAAGATACCCGAATCGGCAGTCGTCGAGTTCGTCGACCAGGTACGCCCGTTCCTCGTCGATCGGGCGGTCGAGGGGGAACCCCTCACTTCCTTCGAGACGCTCACCGCGATGGCTCTCTGGCACTTCGGCCGTTCGGACGTGGACGTGGCGGTGCTGGAAGTCGGGATGGGCGGCCGCCTCGACGCGACGAGCGTCGTCGATCCCGTCGCCGCGGCGGTGACGGCGGTGAGCCTCGAACACACCGAGGTCCTTGGCGAGTCGATCGACGACATCGCCGCCGAACAGGTGACGGTCGCACCCGACGACGCGCCGTTGGTGACGGGCTCGGCGGGCGAGGCACGCGACGCCGTCCGCCGGCACGCGCCCGACACCGTCGCCGTCGGGACCGCTGCCGAATCACCGGACGTGACCGTCCGCTACGACGGCCTCGTCAACCACACCGAGGCGGCGGTGGGGATCGCCGGCGACGACTGGGGGATCGAGACACGGGTTCCGATGCCTGGATCGTATCAGGCCCGGAACGCCGGCGTTGCGGCCGCACTCGCCCGGCAGGTGGGCGACGTCGTCGAGGGGAGCGTGACCGAGGCGCACCTCGCCCGCGGCATCAGGAGCGCCCACTGGCCCGGGCGGTTCGAGGTGATGGAGCGCGAGCCGCTGGTCGTCCTCGACGGCGCACACAACCCCGGCGCGTGTGCGGCAGTCGCCGAGACGCTCGGCGAGTACGACTACGACGACCTCCACCTCGTCTTCGGGTCGATGCACGACAAGGACCACCAGTGGATGGTCGACGAACTGCCGTCGCCGTCGTCGGTGTGGGCCTGCGCGCCGGCCCACGAGCGGGCGGCCGATCCCGCGGTGCTCGCCACTGCCTTCGAAGCCGGCGGGACCGCCGACGCGACCGCCGCACCCACGGTGTCGGCGGCGCTTTCCCGTGCCCGCGAGGCGGCCGCTCCCGACGACTGTATCCTCGTCGTGGGGTCGCTGTTCGCCGTCGGCGAGGCGCGGCGGACGTGGTCCCGGCTCGCCGTTCCCCGGGAGGTCGACACCGTCGACGACGCGCGGACGACCCTCGACCGCTCGAACTCCGACGCGGACGCTACGGTCGCCGAGGACAGTGTCCACCGGGTCGCGACCGTCCGCCTCGACCGCCGGGAGGCGCGAGCGATCGACCGCGCCGCCGGGCGGGCCGGCGCGACGGCGGTGACTGCCGACTACCGGACCGGGCGCGAACTCCGGCCGGCGGTGCTCTCGGGGACGCGGACCGAACTCCGATCCCTCCTCGCCGCGGTCGGCGACGAGTACGGCGGCGTCGCCGACCGCCTGCGTGAGGCCGTCGGTCTCGGGGCCGACACACCGACCCACGGCTACCCGTGGGAGGAACGCCCGTCGGTGATGGGTATCCTGAACGTGACGCCGGACAGTTTCCACGACGGCGGTGACTACTTCGATCCGACGGCTGCGGTCGATCGCGCCGAGGCGATGGTCGAGGCGGGTGCGGACGTGATCGACGTGGGCGGCGAGAGCACGCGCCCCGGAGCCGACCCGGTGTCGGCCGCCGAGGAGATAGAGCGCGTCCGCCCGGTGATCGACGCCCTGTCCGACCTCGACGCCCTCGTCTCCATCGACACCCGCAAGGCCGAGGTGGCGCGGGCCGCCCTCGACGCCGGAGCCGACGTCCTCAACGACGTGACTGGGCTCGCCGACCCGGAGATGCGCTTTCTCGCCGCCGAGTACGACGTGCCGGTCGTCGTGATGCACAGCATCGACGCGCCGGTCGTCCCCGACAAGACCGTCGCCTACGACGACGTGGTGTCGGACGTGATCGACGAACTCGCCGAACGGGTGGCGCTCGCCGAACGTGCCG includes the following:
- a CDS encoding pyridoxal phosphate-dependent aminotransferase; this translates as MTDFDFASRVERVEPSATLAISNLANELEADGVDVVDLSVGEPDFDTPENIVEAGKAALDAGHTTYTSSNGIPALREAIAADLREGGVPAEAENVIVTPGGKQALYEIFHTLIDDGDEVVLLDPAWVSYEAQAKMAGADLSRVDLSPYDFQLEPALDDLAATVSDDTELLVVNSPSNPTGAVYSDAALEGVRDLAVDHDVTVVADEMYEDITYGVDPTSLASFDGMADRTLTVNGFSKAYAMTGWRLGYFRAPDDFVSQAGKIQSHSVSCAVNFVQHAGIEALENTDDAVVEMRDAFRERRDMLVDLFADHGIDVPVGDGAFYMMLPVDQDDQAWCEGAIEEAHVATVPGSAFGTPGYARLSYAASKERLREGVERLAEGGYL
- the ribH gene encoding 6,7-dimethyl-8-ribityllumazine synthase, with the protein product MVTLGLVAAQYNASVTEPMTEAAREAAREADADIAETVSVPGTYDAPLAADRLARREDIDAVAVIGAIVTGDTDHDRVIGDATARALTDVSIDRDTPVTFGVSGPGMSGAEARERVEKGAEAVNAAVEMVRTLP
- a CDS encoding flippase activity-associated protein Agl23, whose amino-acid sequence is MPAQGRSRGARALLAVTAVALAVRIVGLGTRIFHWDEGRVGYWILRYHETGEFAYRPIVHGPFLFVVNDWVFSVPFLGASDFSARLIVAVVGGLLPLSAWLLRDHLDDLEVVALGLVLAANPLLVYYSRFMRNDVLVAAFAFGAFALFVRAVDRGDARLVYPAAAVLGLAFTTKENAVVYLLCFLGAGALLVDHRLFRAARADRSVRTLVTREWRTAVAYRLSGWGGSVRRGLGLAALHTVGGVVAFLAVVVFFYAPRPDLWVALGDPARLPGVVEAATVGSWESFYDLWVAGSHQSHDYLPFLYDYLETLLYGAPFALAFAAVGFVADGYGSDRGSRALVAAAAYWGAVSVVGYPIATDIRAPWAAVHTVVPLAVPAGVGVAALARCVRRAVVETEDADAEGESGGLTRPTAPSWTLPTLLAALLLSAAAVGVVGANVTYTDSTSDDEAGEVLQWAQPENEMKETLELVRGVSRVDDGTDVLFVGTHPPSNPSDVRFYVEDESSLDQPRPGGPSWHSRLPLPWYLERYGATVESTPPDQTSLGSDPPPVVIAAGWDEDRVARQLSGYERHRHDFRLWNDEIVIFVDEAALATARDRGYV
- a CDS encoding aryl-sulfate sulfotransferase, translated to MSRPRVTRPTLLRLAVLAVVCVLLLPSAASALTYDPAEDTNLEPGTIERPADGSTVISAQGYTFRGNTNPKKPARLVSVGPEGDLDWTHDDTVGGDAWFFEVDPMPNGNLLVSSPRAGDTVIFEFDPGTEERVWQERFDMTDTHGVASLGDDRIAIANMRAWNESTGVSEDRIVVYDRSTGEVTWEWKFKNHYPAGTDGGYSADWTHVNDVEPIGDDRLLLSPRNFDQAIVVDMESKEIVERLGSDDDYDVLREQHSPDWLESENGTPTILVADSENDRVVEYAKEDGEWVRTWEVGSESLNWPRDADRLPNGNTLITDTLNHRVMEVTPTGEVVWEYYATWGPYDAERPVHGDDSNGPTIRDMNASGSYAITGSANLTTGTEGSFVAGGLRTTFEGTPVEGVADEVATRWAHVLPWLRPVWMSESDVVAAIGALLVVLGWTGEELLVRRRRIGSHVRRLADR
- the folP gene encoding dihydropteroate synthase — encoded protein: MDYHAAADFLSDLRRFAVEPGTESVRDLLTRLDDPQAGVTFVQVAGSNGKGSTARMTESILREAGYRVGLYTSPHFDDVRERIGVDGRKIPESAVVEFVDQVRPFLVDRAVEGEPLTSFETLTAMALWHFGRSDVDVAVLEVGMGGRLDATSVVDPVAAAVTAVSLEHTEVLGESIDDIAAEQVTVAPDDAPLVTGSAGEARDAVRRHAPDTVAVGTAAESPDVTVRYDGLVNHTEAAVGIAGDDWGIETRVPMPGSYQARNAGVAAALARQVGDVVEGSVTEAHLARGIRSAHWPGRFEVMEREPLVVLDGAHNPGACAAVAETLGEYDYDDLHLVFGSMHDKDHQWMVDELPSPSSVWACAPAHERAADPAVLATAFEAGGTADATAAPTVSAALSRAREAAAPDDCILVVGSLFAVGEARRTWSRLAVPREVDTVDDARTTLDRSNSDADATVAEDSVHRVATVRLDRREARAIDRAAGRAGATAVTADYRTGRELRPAVLSGTRTELRSLLAAVGDEYGGVADRLREAVGLGADTPTHGYPWEERPSVMGILNVTPDSFHDGGDYFDPTAAVDRAEAMVEAGADVIDVGGESTRPGADPVSAAEEIERVRPVIDALSDLDALVSIDTRKAEVARAALDAGADVLNDVTGLADPEMRFLAAEYDVPVVVMHSIDAPVVPDKTVAYDDVVSDVIDELAERVALAERAGLDREKVIVDPGLGFGKEPVEEFELLDRLGEFRALGCPVLVGHSHKSMFGYLGQGADERLPATVATTALAVDRGADLVRVHDVPENVAAVRAAVATADAESTPEDWRA